The following proteins are encoded in a genomic region of Dioscorea cayenensis subsp. rotundata cultivar TDr96_F1 chromosome 8, TDr96_F1_v2_PseudoChromosome.rev07_lg8_w22 25.fasta, whole genome shotgun sequence:
- the LOC120267032 gene encoding probable prefoldin subunit 4: MQQGGGSETEVTWEDQQNINKFGRLNNRFHELEDEIKAAKELNVSLEDVSNELIFTDEEVIRFQIGEVFAHMPRDEAEARLEKMKEEASKDLERLEEEKESVLAQMAELKRILYGKFKDSINLEED; encoded by the exons ATGCAGCAG GGTGGTGGTTCAGAGACAGAGGTGACTTGGGAGGACCAGCAGAATATCAACAAATTTGGGAGGCTTAACAATAGGTTCCATGAGCTAGAGGATGAAATCAAGGCTGCCAAA GAATTAAATGTAAGTTTGGAAGATGTTAGTAATGAATTGATCTTCACTGATGAGGAGGTGATTAGATTTCAAATAGGTGAGGTCTTCGCACACATGCCACGTGATGAAGCTGAGGCTAGGTTGGAGAAGATGAAAGAAGAGGCCAGCAAAGATCTGGAGAGGctggaagaggagaaggagtCTGTTCTTGCGCAAATGGCTGAGCTTAAGAGAATTCTTTATGGTAAGTTCAAGGATTCAATCAACTTGGAggaagattga
- the LOC120267157 gene encoding transcription factor BHLH148-like yields MDPFSSWDWVPSPDPPTSPPVVKPPPGSSFMSYTGPSSSYFPTERGQHKPSLQLNVMEFLKKIPVSKQEDYKEQKDNRVFKRMTRERLRRERLSQGYADLYSMLPGLIIKKVTKNSIVDSVIEYLRDMEANVEGLMRHNKELKEKIGKDEEKGEMKFKISVGETSTAIDSVIETLRCLKEMDVKAHSIISEFSKEEGYVVVGVDDSKAAVADA; encoded by the exons ATGGATCCCTTCTCTTCATGGGATTGGGTCCCCTCTCCTGACCCACCGACATCACCGCCGGTGGTCAAACCCCCGCCAGGGAGCTCTTTTATGAGTTACACTGGgccctcttcttcttattttcctACTGAGCGTGGCCAGCACAAACCAAGCTTGCAGTTGAATGTGATGGAGTTTTTGAAGAAAATACCAGTTTCAAAACAAGAGGATTATAAAGAGCAGAAGGACAACCGTGTTTTTAAACGAATGACGAGAGAGCGGTTGAGACGAGAGAGGTTAAGTCAGGGTTATGCTGACTTGTATTCTATGCTTCCTGGCTTAATTATAAAGAag gTTACTAAGAACTCAATTGTTGACTCGGTAATTGAATATTTGAGGGATATGGAAGCAAATGTGGAAGGATTGATGAGACATAACAAGGAGTTAAAAGAGAAGATTGGAAAGGATGAAGAGAAGGGAGAGATGAAGTTCAAGATTAGTGTTGGTGAAACTTCTACTGCCATTGATTCAGTGATTGAAACTCTAAGATGTTTGAAGGAAATGGATGTGAAGGCTCACTCAATTATATCTGAATTCTCAAAGGAAGAAGGTTATGTGGTGGTTGGAGTTGATGATTCAAAG GCGGCAGTTGCTGATGCGTAG
- the LOC120267158 gene encoding LOW QUALITY PROTEIN: UDP-glycosyltransferase 74F2-like (The sequence of the model RefSeq protein was modified relative to this genomic sequence to represent the inferred CDS: deleted 1 base in 1 codon) encodes MAPHVLILPFPVQGHINPLLQFAKRLSFKGPKTTLAITTFIINSINIQTDQVSCAPFSDGYDDTGLNGARDNIEAYFESLRTIGSKTFEELIVKQMSSSCPFTCMVYDTFVPWAVEITEKYGLPCVAFSTQSCAVSSIYYHFNHGLLDLPDSGATVSSHGLVPLERFDFPSFTFRDGSYPALAGLSLNQFNAPQKSDWVLFNSFDELENEVIKCLKEHWNARTIGPTVPSKFMDKRIKGDENYTMNLLKPERDLCINWLNKKPANSTVYVSFGSFANLQEEQTQELALGLKQSNKYFLWVVRASEQDKLPRREEFIEGEDKGLIVAWSPQLEILNHVAIGCFLTHCGWNSTLEGLSLGVPMVAVPQWTDQPTNAKYVEDVWGVGVKVKVDEKKVVRRDEISRCIKEVMDAERSEEIRRNARKWKEAAKQALCEGGTSDENLNEFVEFLNASSCDIN; translated from the exons ATGGCTCCTCATGTCCTAATTCTCCCTTTCCCTGTACAAGGCCACATCAATCCCCTGCTCCAATTTGCCAAGCGTTTGTCCTTCAAAGGTCCTAAAACCACCCTTGCAATCACAACCTTCATCATCAACTCCATCAATATCCAAACTGATCAGGTGAGCTGTGCACCCTTCTCTGATGGCTATGATGACACAGGCCTCAATGGAGCTAGAGATAACATTGAAGCATACTTTGAGAGTCTCCGAACAATCGGTTCGAAGACCTTCGAGGAACTAATAGTTAAGCAGATGAGCTCTTCATGTCCTTTCACATGCATGGTATATGATACTTTTGTTCCTTGGGCTGTAGAAATCACTGAGAAATATGGTTTGCCTTGTGTTGCATTCTCCACTCAGTCATGTGCAGTGAGCTCTATCTACTATCATTTTAATCATGGTCTTCTTGATTTGCCTGACAGTGGTGCAACTGTTTCATCACATGGATTGGTACCATTAGAGAGGTTTGATTTCCCTAGTTTCACCTTTAGAGATGGTTCTTATCCTGCTCTTGCTGGTTTGTCTTTGAATCAGTTCAATGCTCCTCAGAAATCTGATTGGGTTTTATTCAACTCATTTGATGAGCTTGAGAATGAG GTGATCAAGTGTTTGAAAGAACATTGGAATGCAAGAACCATAGGACCAACAGTGCCATCAAAATTCATGGACAAACGTATCAAAGGAGACGAAAACTACACCATGAATCTCCTCAAGCCTGAAAGGGATTTATGTATCAACTGGCTCAACAAAAAACCAGCAAACTCCACAGTTTACGTCTCTTTCGGGAGCTTCGCAAACTTGCAAGAAGAACAAACACAAGAGTTGGCCTTAGGCCTGAAACAAAGCAACAAGTACTTCTTATGGGTGGTTAGAGCTTCCGAACAAGATAAGCTCCCAAGAAGAGAAGAGTTCATTGAAGGTGAAGATAAAGGACTCATAGTTGCATGGAGCCCTCAACTGGAAATTCTTAACCATGTGGCAATTGGTTGTTTCTTGACTCATTGTGGATGGAACTCCACCCTTGAAGGGCTGAGTTTGGGAGTGCCAATGGTGGCTGTGCCACAGTGGACTGACCAGCCAACGAATGCCAAGTATGTTGAAGATGTTTGGGGAGTGGGAGTGAAAGTTAAGGTTGATGAGAAGAAGGTTGTGAGAAGGGATGAGATTAGTAGGTGCATAAAGGAGGTGATGGATGCG GAGAGGAGTGAGGAGATTAGGAGGAATGCAAGAAAGTGGAAGGAGGCTGCTAAGCAGGCGCTTTGTGAGGGTGGGACTTCTGATGAGAATTTAAATGAGTTTGTGGAGTTTTTGAATGCTAGTTCTTGTGATATAAACTAG
- the LOC120266339 gene encoding 40S ribosomal protein S15-like gives MADVEGDVAPGQPKRRTFRKFSFRGVDLDQLLDMSTDELVKLFHARARRRFQRGLKRKPMALIKKLRKAKKDAPPGEKPEPVRTHLRNMIIVPEMIGSIVGVYNGKTFNQVEIKPEMIGHYLAEFSISYKPVKHGRPGIGATHSSRFIPLK, from the exons ATG GCGGATGTTGAAGGAGATGTGGCACCGGGGCAACCCAAGAGGAGGACGTTCAGGAAGTTCAGCTTCCGCGGTGTTGATCTTGATCAACTCCTTGATATGTCCACTGACGAGCTCGTCAAGCTCTTCCATGCTCGCGCTCGCAGAAG GTTTCAGCGAGGTCTGAAGCGAAAACCGATGGCTCTCATCAAGAAGTTGCGCAAGGCG AAAAAGGATGCTCCACCCGGTGAGAAACCTGAACCAGTTAGGACCCACCTTCGCAACATGATCATTGTTCCTGAGATGATAGGCAGCATTGTTGGAGTCTACAATGGCAAGACCTTCAACCAGGTTGAGATCAAGCCTGAAATGATCGGGCATTACCTTGCAGAGTTCTCCATCTCTTACAAGCCTGTCAAGCATGGCAGGCCTGGAATTGGTGCCACTCACTCTTCCAGGTTCATTCCTCTAAAGTAG